One Gossypium arboreum isolate Shixiya-1 chromosome 13, ASM2569848v2, whole genome shotgun sequence genomic window, ACCCATCAAAGGAGTCGTTCCCATCCAGGCTACCTTACCATATTTCAATTCAATGGTTTCAAAAATCCCTACAGCAGTTTGTCTTGGACTAGATCTAGAACTACCCTCAACGGTTTGTGTAGCCATAAATCTTATTTTGTATTCAAGGAGATCTGTTGACTTTGTATATCATTCTCATTAATAAACAATCTTATCATAGACCCATTGTGATCTTGAAATTATATAATAATGGAAACAACAACCTTAGTCGCCATCTCTATATCTGGTTTACTTGTAAGTTTTACTGGTGCCTTATATATACGCCTTTGGGCAACCCTCTCAACAATTAAGAGATCCATTCGAGGAACACGGGGACTAATTGAAGTAATGAGCCTCCCAATATTGGGAGGCTCATTACTTCAATTGAGATAATGAaaaatcatttcatttttttaGTTAGAATTTTAGGCGGTTCTCGAAAAAAGATAGCGAAAAAAATTATCCCTAGAGTAGATACTAAGAGGAATGTATAAACCAATGCTTCCATAAATTCGATCGTGGTTTACAATTATAGCTTCCGTACCTGTTTATTTGGAATCATCTCCCGAGTAAAGAAAGAACAAGAATCAAAGAAAAGGTAGCGAtttaaatcaagatttttccAGCAGCCTATGGCAAATCACAAATAAAAGTAGAAGCGAAAAATAACAAAGCAATCTTGCATCAGACTACTTGTCTTCTTGTAGTTGGATCTCCAAGTTTTTGGAATGCTCCAAATTCCACTTGAGCATCCAAATCTGGATCAATACCAACAAAAACACCTCTGAACAGGGTTCTAGCACCATGCCAAATGTGTCCGAAAGCATGCCCAAAAGTAAACCAACCCCTCGGACTGCTACGAAAAACACCATCGGATTTCAAAGTAGCACGATCTAATTCAAAAATTTCACCCAATTGAGCACGTCTAGCATATTTTTTCACAGTAGCAGGATCACTATAACTCACTCCATTGAATTCGCCGCCATAGAACTCAACAATTACACCTACTTGTTCGACACTATACTTTGATTCTGCCCTTCTAAAAGGGACATCCGCTCTAACAATTCCGTCTCTGTCTACCAAAACAACCGGAAATGTTTCAAAAAAAGTAGGCATACGACATATAAAAAGTTCACGCACGTCTTTATCTCTAAAGATAGGGTGCCCTAACCACCCAACGGCTATTCCATCCCCGTTTTCCATTAAACCCGCTCTGAATAATCCTCCTTTTGCCGGACTATTGCCAATGTAATCATAAAAAGCTAATTTTTTAGGAATTTTAGACCAAGCTTCGATAAACTTTGATTTTCGCTAACCCAAAGACTAACCCTTCGATATATTTCTTCTTTGGAAGTATCCTTGATCCCATTGATAACGAGTAGGACCAAATAATTCGATGGGGTAGTTCTTTGAACCATACCATATAGTTAAGCAACAACAAAAGTCGCAAAAAGACAGCAGACTATACTCTCGAAAGGACAGTTTCAATATTACCCATACGTAATCCTTTGTATAAACGTTGGGCGGGTGGACACTAAGATGGAATAAGCCCGCTAATATGCCCAATGTCCTATTTGCAATATGATGAGAGGCTATTCCTCCGGAACAAAAGGATCAAAACCTTCCACGTCTCACGCCGGATTCTGAGTTGGACCTTGCCGTTAGTCCATAAGGGTTCGACACCCATATTCCAGACCATACAATCTGTTACATGAAATGCGCCAAAGCCAAAGCAAGCCACTCCCGAGAGAAATAAATGAATTCCAAAAATCTTGGGCAAATCCAAAGAAGGTTTTCCATGCGCTCATCACAAAAATTTCTAAATCCTAATATACCCAATGCCAAATAGTCGCCAAGAAGCACAAGCGAAAAACACAATATGTGCTCCTACCACACCTTCAGAACTCAAATACCCGGATTTGTTATAGTCCCCTATAATACTCCAACCGCCCCATGAATTGGTTATTCCTAAACAAGTCATGAAGGGTATAACGAACATACCTTGTCTCCACATTAGATCAAGAACGGATCGGAGGGATCAAAACAGCTAATTCATATAGAGCCATTGAACGGCCCAACCAAAGAACCAGAGCCGTATGCATTATATGAACAGAAAGCAAGCGAATCGAGATCATTCAATACTACAAGATGAACACGATACTAAGGCAAACCCATGGAAATACCCTTTATCAACGAAAAATAGACACTATGTAACTTTATTGCATTGGAATACCTCCCTTTTGGGTGGATTCTTTCGGAGAAAGGATTAATATTTGTTCTATTCCATTAGTAATTAAGGGAAGAATTGACTCGTAAGAAAAAAGAGAAGCGGATCTATTCTATACCCGATAAGTATCAATACGCAATGGGGGTTAATCCTATTTTTTATGAATGAACGCATCCCTATTTGTTCATCATTCAAAGGACCTATTGGTAAGAATTCTCTTTCATTCATTCTGTCTTTCATTCATTCTGTCATTCAAAGGACCTATTGGTAAGAattttctttcattcattctgtctttctttattttatggCATTATTCTATCTATGTATAAAATATGAGGCCAATATTATTAAGACCATTATTACGCTTCCAGATCAAAGTGAAATATAGTATGtaattctttttctttcctttaatGCCTATTGGTGTTCCAAAAGTTCCTTTTCGAAATCCGGGAGAGGAAGATGCAGTTTGGGTTGACGTATAGTGCGACTTGTCAAATATATTGATAAGACCATTCACTATTTCTTGAAGCTCGATCTCTCCCCCAGATGAACCATATAGCCAAGGGAAACCATGAACCAGAATAGAAGAGCTTGCCCCACCCATGAGTAAATATTCGTAGTAGCCTCATTAGACCGTACATCTTTCTTGGTATATCCAGATAATAGGTAGGAGCATAAACTGAATCATTCTAGAGCTACAAAGATAGTTAAAAATCGTTAGCACCGCATAAAAACATTCCTCCTAGAGTAGTCATTATACTGAATAATGAAACTCGCTATAGCCATTTCAGTACATTCAATGTACTCTACGGATAGAGGAATACATAGAGTTTaacatagtaaaataagaaaatgaaaGATTTCATTGAAATTGTTCGTTTGGAAATTTCTGAAAAGCTAATCATAGGTTCTTCTCTCCATCGGAACAATAGGGCCGTTATGCTCATTACTAAACTTGTTGAAGAGATGAAATATAACCAAGGTATATCTTTTTATCGAGGTTGAATCGATCATCGGAAGAAGAATTAGGCCAAAATTAGGATACATTCGGGAAAATAAAACTTCCATCAAAGAGAAGCAAATGAAAGGCTTTCATAAAATTCTCGTAGAATCGAGAATAAAGTTTTCATTCTGTACATGCCGATCATGAATTAGTAATCGCATCCAATCTCCAAAAAAATCCCAATTGTTTGAACTTTCTAGTTTTGGAATGGTAATATTTACGGAATCCCCATGAATAGGATCAAACCTTATTACATGGTATTTACATGAGATTCCTCTTTCTTATTCTTAAGCAAGTCCCCGAGAGGGCTTATTTGATCCATGATTTATGTTTCAGCTTTCGTTTTCTTTTCGTTTGTTTCGAGAAATATATCGATCAATTctgattctttctttttctattgaTTATTTTTGATCGAGATGTATGGATCCATGAATCTATGTGTCTATATCGATCCTGTTCATGGATTAACGAAAATGTGCAAAAGCTCTATTTGCCTCTGCCATTCTATGAATCTCTTCCTTTTTGCGTATGGCATCGCCACTCCCTTTGGCAAGATCCACTAATTTGGAACTTAATTTGAAAGCCATATTTCGACCGGACATTTTCGGATGCCCTAATAACCAACGAATGGCAAGTGCTTTTCCTTGTGTGGATCCTATTTCAATGGGAACTTGATGAGTCGATCCACCTACACGTCTTGCTTTTACTGCTATATCGGGAGTTACTCCACGTACTGCTTGATGTAAAACAGATAGTAGATTTGTTTCTGTCTTTTGTTGAATCTTTTTCAAGGCTCGATAAATAATTTGATAAGCCAATGACTTTTTTCCGTGTTTCAGAATACGGTTAACCAACATGTTAACTAATCGATTACGATAAATTGGATCTAATTTTACAGTTTTTTCATTTGCAGTACCTCAACGTGACATGAGTGTGAAAGGGGTTCAAGAATCCATTTTCTTTTTATAAGGGCTAAAAtcatttattttggctttttgaccCCATATTGTGGGATGGATCTCGAAAGATATGAAAGATCTCCCTCCAAGCCGTACATATGACTTTCATCGAATACGGTTTTCCACAGAATTCTATATGTATCTATGAGATCGAGTATGGAATTCTGTTTACTCACTTTAAATTGAGTATCTGTTTCCCTCCCTTTCCTGCTAGGATTGGAAATCTTATATTTTACATATCCATACGATTGAGTCCTTGGGTTTCCGAAATAGTGTAAAAAGAAGTGCTTCGAATCATTGCTATTTGAGCCAGACCTATTCTAAAAGAGTCGAGGTATTTCGAATTGTTTGTTGGCATGGACAAAGTCAGGGAAAACCTCTGAAATTATTTCAATATTGGACCTTGGACATATAATAGTTTCGAATCGAATCTCTTTTGAAAGAAGATCTTTTGTCTCATGGTAGCCTACTCCAGTCCCCTTACGAAACTTTTGTTATTGGGTTAGCCATATACTTCACATGTTTCTAGCGATTCACATGGCATCATCAAATGATACAAGTCTTGGATAAGAATCTACAACGCACTAGAACGTCCTTGTTGACGATCCTTTACTCGACAAAGATCTAGGGTTCCTCGAACAATGTGATATCTCACACCGGTAAATCCTTAACCCTTCCCCTCTTACTAAGACTACGAATGTTCTTGTGAATTATGGCCAATACCGGTATATAAGAAGTGATTTCAAACCCAGATGTTAATCGTACTCGCAACTTTACGTAAGGCGAGTTTGGTTTTTGGGGTGATAGTGGAAAAGTTGATGACAAGTCACCCTTATCGCCACTCTACGTAACCGTACATGAGATTTTCACCTCATACGGCTcctctttcaattctttcaagtcATTGGGTCCTTTTCCTCGTTCGAGAATCTCCTCCTTCTTCCACTCATTCCAAGAGTAACTAGGACAAATTCACACTTTTCATGTTCCAATTGAACACTTTCCATTTTGATTATTCTCAAAAGAGAAGATTTTTTACCAAACATCTGCGGATCCAATCACACGATCTTATAATAAGAACAAGATATCTTTCTCGATCAATCCTTTGCCCTCATTCTTCGAGAATCGAAAGATCCTTTTCAAGTTTGAATTTGTTCATTTGGAATCGGGTTCTTCTActtcatttttatttactttttattatttttattattttccccttcttttttgatttcttattttattttattttattttattccttccATCATTCCCTAAGTCCCATAGGTTTGATCCTATAGAATCTGACCTATTTTCTCATTAAGCGAGGGGTACGAAATAAATTAGATTGATTTTTCGATTAAAAGCACTATGTGAAATCTTCGGTTTTTCCTCTTTCTCTATCCCTATCCCATAGGTACAGCATTTGAATCAATAGCGAACCTTTTCCTCCTATATGAATCAATATTATTACATTCCAATTCATTACTGATACCCCCCAAGGAAAATCCCGAATTGGATCCCAAATTGACGGGTTAGTGTGAGCTTATCCATACGGTTATGCACTCTTCGAATAGGAATCCATTTTCTGAAAGATCTTGGCTTTCATGCTTTGGTGAGTCTCCAAGATCCTTTCAACGACCTATGTTGTGTTGAAGGGATATCTATATGATCCGATCGATTGCGTAAAGCTCACGGTAGCAACGGAACCGGGGAAAGTATATAGAAAAGACAGTTCTTTTCTTTCTATTATATTAGtattttctattctattttttCTATTCTATTAGTATTAGAGTATTAGATTAGTATTCTATTCTATTAGTATTAGATTAGTATTAGTTAGTGATCCCGGCTCAGTGAATCCTTTCTTCCGTGATTAACTGTTGGCACCAGTCCTAGTCCTACATTCCATTTTGTTTCTGTGGACCGAGGAGAAAAGGGGCTCAGCGGGAAGAGGATTGTACCATGAGAGAAGCAAGGAGGTCAACCTCTTTCAAATATACAACATGGATTCTAGCAATGCAATGGAGTTGGGCTTTCTTGCGAATCCGAATGAATCATCTTTTCCACGGAGGTAAATCCTTGCCCGCTAGGCAAGAGGATAGCAAGTTACAAATTCTGTTTCGGTAGGACATATATTTCTATTACTATGAAATTCATAAATGAAGTAATTAATCGTGGGGTTACCATTATCTTGTCTGTAGTGACGAATCTTGTATGTGTtcctaagaaaagaaaaaaaatttgtcaaAATTTCGGGGTCTTAAAGGGTCGTGGAAACACATAAGAACTCTTGAATGGAACTGGAAAAGAGATGTAACTCCAGTTCCTTCGGAAAAGGTAAGATCTTTGGTGCAAGAAGAAGGGGCTAATCCGTATCATATTGACTTGGTTCtgatttctctatttttttaagAATACTGCTTCTCCTACTCGTTTCGAATAGAACATGCTGAGGCAAACCTTCTTCATGTAAAACCTGCTCGATTTAGATCGAGAGAATCGTACGGTTTTATGAAACCATGTGGATATGGCTCGAATCCGTAGTCAATCCTATTTCTGATAGGAGCAGTTGACAATTGAATCCAACTTTTTCCATTATTTTTGTATCCGTAATAGTGCGAAAGGAAAGCCTGGCTCCAAGTTGTTCAAGAATAGTGGCGTTGTTGAGTTTCTCAATCCTTTGACTTAGGATTAGTCAGTTCTATTTCTTGATCGGGGCAGGGAAGGGATATAACTCAGCGGTAGAGTGTCACCTTGACGTGGTGGAAGTCATCGATTCGAGCCTCGATTATCCCTAAACCCAATATGAGTTTTCTATTTTGCCTTGCCCTCACCGTGATCGAATAAGAATGGATAAGAGGCTCATGAGATTGACGTGAGGGGGTAGGGATGGCTATATTTCGGGAGCGAACTCTAGGCGAATATGAAGCGCATGGATACAAGTTATGCCTTGGAATGAAAGACAATTCGAACCGGCTTTGTCTACGAACAAGGAAGCTATAAGTAATGCAACTATGAATCTCATGGAGTGTTCGATCCTGGCTCAGATGAACGCCGGCGGCATGCTTAACACATGCAAGTCGACGGAAGTGGTGTTTCCATGGCGGATGGGTGAGTAACGTGTACGAACTCGCCTTGGGAGGGGAACAACAGCTAGAAACGGCCGCTAATACCCCATAGGCTGAGGAGCAAAGGAGGAATCCGCCGAGGAGGGGCTCGCGTCTGATTAGCTAGTTGGTGAGGCTATAGCTTACCAAGGCGATGATCGATGAGTCTGGTCCGAGAGGATGATCACCACACTGGGGTCGAGACACGGCCCGAGACTCTACGGGAGGCAGCGGGGGGAATTTTCTACAATGGGCGAAAGTCCGACGAGCAATGCCGCGTGGAGGTAGAAGGCCCACGGTCGTGAACTTCTTTTCCTAAAAGAAGCAATGACGATATCTGGGGAATAAGCATCGGCTAACTCGTGCCAGCAGCAGCGATAATCTGAGAGGATGCAAGCGTTATTCGGATTGATTGGGCGTAAAGCGTCGTAGGTTGCTTTTAAGTCCGCCGTCAAATCCTGTGGCTCAACCACGACGGTGGTGGAAACTACCAAGTTGGAGTACAAAGAGGCGAAGGAATTTTGGTGGAGCGGTGAAATGCGTAGAGATCGAAAAGAACACCAACGGCGAAAGCACTCTCTGCTGGTGACATCGACATCGAGATACGAAAGCTAGGGGAGCGAATGGGATTAGATACCCAAGAGTCCTAGCCGTAAACGATGGATACTAGGCGCTGTGTGTATCGACTGCAAAGGTCTTTGTAGCTAACACGTTAAGTATCCCGCCTGGGAGTACGTTCGCAAAAATGAAACTCAAAGGAATTGACGGGGCCGTACAAGCGGTGGAGCATGTGGTTTAATTTGATGCAAAGCAAAGAACCTTACTGTGGCTTGACATGTCGCAAATCCTCTTGAAAGAGAGGGTGCCTTGAACGCGGACACGGTGGTGCATGGTCGCTCGTCACGTGCCGTAAGGTGTTGGGTTAAGTCCCGCAACGAGCACAACCCTCGTGTTTAGTTTCCACCGTTGAGTTTGGAAAAGGTCGTCTTATTCAAAACCCCAATTATGAAATCCTCTCTCCCACTTCACACCTCGGACGCACCGTTCTTATAGAGAAAAGGCACTTTCACATCTTCTTAACCCAAAATGGTGGGGAGAGGAAAGGTTCCTTTTTTAGGGTACTCACAGGAACAGATCCAAAGGAGATGAGGTAGGACACAGAGCTCGGAGGATTAGAGCACGTGACTCACGAACCACGGTGTCGGGGTTCAATCCTCCTCGCCCACAACCGCCCAAAAGGAAGGACCTTTCCCTCCTGGGGTAGGAAAATCATGATCGGGATAGCGGACCCAAACCTATGGAACTTGGGCGTGGGTCTTTTGCGAAATGGAGTGgcctttttattatttatcatatatttacttttgtattttatatttatttatagtaTTACTCGCcaaagcaaaataaaataagcatatttttttgttttactcCCGTAACTCTTCCTCGGCCGAGCTTGGGCGAAATAGCGAGCAAGTACAAGTATTAGTAGCATAGAAAAATGCGCCCTCGTCATTAAATTAATGTGTTTGCTCATGTAATTGTGGCCTCTCGGAGAATCGATGATCGCATCTTTAAAGCATTTGCTAGTACTAGTACATCGAGAATTCTTAATTGGTGGTTGTAAATAGCCCCGGACTATCGAACAAAGGATTATCCGGACACCTACACCGAGGTATTGACGGTGATTCTCAAATATCGCGAGCAATGTGATACGATGAGGTAGAATGCAATAGAAACAAAGACACGAGGAACGGGTTACCCGCTCTTAACGGCCAAAGCGAACCCTTTCATTCTGACATTCTGAATTCTTTAATTCGGAATGAATCAAATCTCCTCAAGTAGGATTTGAACCTATGACCAGTCAATTAACAATTGACCGCTCTACCACTGAGCTACTGAGGAACAACGAGAGATTAGATCTCATAGAGTTCAATTCCCGTTCTCAACCCATGACCAATATGAACTTGAAGTTTCATTCGTAACCCCCGGAACTTCTTTGTAGTGGCTCCATTCCATGCCTCATTTCATAGGGAACCTCAAAGTGTCTCTATTTCATTATATTCCATCCAGATCCCAATTCCATTTTTATATTGTCATTGACATGACATAAGAGATGTCGGTTCTAGTCTATCTTTTCTatttctatatatgtatatggaaagttcaaaatcatcatataataatccgaaatagaaaagaaaaaggaggttaatgatgattttaaaatcttttatacCGAGGAATCTAATATCCTTATACATGACGATAATCAATTCGATTGTTATGGTGGGACTCTATTATGGATTTCGACCACACTATCCATAGGTCCCTCTTATATCTTCCTTCTACGAGCTCGGTTTATGGAAGAAGGAGAAGAAGGAACCGAGAAGAGAGTATCGGCAACAACCGGGTTTATTGCAAGCCGACTCATGATGTTCATATCAATCTACTATGTACCTCGCATTTAGCATTGGGTAAACCTCATACAATAACTGTCCTAGCTCTATCGTATCttttgtttcatttcttccaAACAATCACAAAGACTTTTTTATCATAGACGTCCTACCGTAAATTCAATGCGTAATCTTAGCATTCAATGTGTAttctgaataatctcattattcaatTATTCAACCATTTCATTTTACCAAGTTCAATGTTAGCTAGATTAGTTAACATCTATATGTTTCAATGCAACAACAATATGTTATTTGTAACAAGTAGTTTTTTTCGTTGGTTAATTGGTCATATTTTATTGATGAAATGGGTTGGGTTGGTATTAGTCTGGATacaacaaaataatttaattaggtCTAATGTACTTATTCGATCTAATAAGTATCTTGTATCGAAATTTAGAAATTCTATGGCTCGAATCTTTAGTATTCATTATTTATTACCGTGTTTACTATTTAGGCAGAATACCGTCACCCATTCTAACTAAGAAACCGAAAGGAATTTCGAACCGGAAGAAGTGGGGAAAGTGAGGAAGAAAGAAACATAGAAATAGAAACTATTTCGACGGGAGGGCTAACGAAATGGGGGACCGAAGAAAATACTTCTTCTTCCTTTTTGAGCAAGAGGTGGATCCGAGCAAAATCGACGAAATAGAAAAGCTACGAGTGgctggaaagaaaaaaaataaagggcGAACTCCACTTTCGTTTTAAAGAGACATACTATAAAAATAGACCGGTTTATGAAGCTTCTTATCTGGATGGGAATCAAGAAAGTTTGAAGtttgaaatattaaaaaaaaagaagataaatatttattatgGATTGAAAAACCTCTTGTGACACTTCTTTTTGATTCTAAATGATGGAATCGACCTTTACGATATATAAAAAATGACCGGGTTGAAAATGCTATAAAAAATGAAATGTcacaatattttttttatacatgTCAAAGtgatggaaaagaaaaaatatcTTTTACGTATCCACCAAGTTTAGCAACTTTTGGGGAAATGatacaaaaaaaatatattttttcacaCCAGAAAAATGGTTTTCTGATGAATTGTATACTGATTGGAGTTTTATCAATGAACTAAAAAGAAGAAATTTGAGTGAGGAGTTTATAAAAAGAGTCGAATCTTTAGATAAGGGATCTTTTGATCTGGACATACTTGAAAAACGGACTCGATTCTCTAATAATGAAACTAAACGAGAATACTTGCCTAAACTATATGATCCTTTCTTGCATAGACCCTACCGCGGAAGAATCAAAAAATGGGGTTCTCCTTTAAGCATAAATcaaacttataaaaaaaaaaaacacggaTCCATTTTGGATAAATAAGATTCATGCTCTACTTCTTACTACTGATTATCACGACCTTGAACAAACACTAGATACACTCAATATAAAATCACTAGCAATAGAAAAAGAACTCTCTTTATTGACATTGACAGAAGATGAACACGGAAATATCGATTTCGAGGATCgagtcaaaatttttaaatttttattcaatataGTTATAACTAATCCCAACAATCAAACAATTAGAAAAAAATCTATTGGAATAAAAGAAATAAGTAAAAAAGTTCCTCGATGGTCATACAAATTAATCGACGATTTAGAACAACGGAGGGAGAAAACGAGGAAAATGTAACAGCAGAGCATGAAATTCATTCAAGAAAATCCAAGCGCATTGTGATTTTTACTAATAACCGTGCAAACGCCGATACTTATACTAATACCAAGGATGCTAATGATCCCGATCAAATGACGAAGTGGCTTTGATACGCTATTCATAACAATCGGATTTTCAGCACGACATAATAAAGGGTTCCATGCTTGCCCAAAGGCGTAAAACaattacttgggagctgtttcaAGAAAATGTACATTCCCCTTTTTTGGACAGAGTAGACAAACCACTCTTTTTTCTTTTGATGTTTCGGACCGCTGAAACGAATATCTCAAATTGGATAtgtaaaacaaagaatcaaaattTCGATTATACGAAAAAAAGATCGAGAAAAAGACGAGGCCAAAAGAGAAAATacaaaagagaagagaaaatgaGGATAGAAATAGCGAAGCTTGGGATAGTCTTTTACTTGCTCAAGTAATAAGGGCTCCGTGTTAATAACCCAATCAATTCttagaaaatatattatattacctTCACTAATAATAGTTAAAAACATTACCCGTAtgttattatttcaatttctgaGTGGTGCGAGGATTTAACGGATTGGAATCGAGAAATGCATGTTAAATGCACTTATAATGGTGTTCAATTATCCAAATAGAATTTCCAAAAAGCGGTTAATGACGATATTCAGATAAAGATCCTATTTCCTTTTGCACGAAACCTTGGCACGATTTAAACTACAACCCTCTCATAAAGATCCAATGAAAAAAAGAAAGGTCAAAAGAATGATTTTTGCTTTTTAACAGTTTAGGAATGGAAACTGAATTACCTTTCGCTTTCCTCGAAAGCGCGTTCATTTTTGAGCCTATTTTAaagaactaaaaaaataaaaaaatggaaagCGACATGTTTTAtagctttaacaattttaaaagaaaaaactaaattgttttgaaaagcttcaaaagaaacaaaaaaaatggatcACTCaaagcattctatttctaaaaGGAATAATAAAAGAACTTTCAAAAATAAATCCAATTCCATTTTTGGGTTGAGAGAACCATATAAATTAGGCGAAACTAAAAGGATTCGATAATCGGAATAAGATGATTCACAAATCATCCCTTCAAATTCAATCTATGGCGTGGACAAATTATTCATTAaccgaaaaaaataaaagatcgaCTAAGAGAACAAACACAATCAAAAATCAAATACAAAAATTCTAATTATAAAAGACAAGAAAAATGAATTTCTAACTCAAGAAATAAATAGCAGTTCTAACAAAATAAGTTATCGGGATAAAATATTAGAATCATCAAAAAATTTTGGCAAATAGTAAAAAGAAGAAATATTCGATTAATCCgaaaattctattttttataaatttttcattGAAAAGATATACATGGATATTCTTCTATATATCATTAATATTCCAAGAACCAATACCCAACTTTTTCTTGAATCAACAAAAAAAATGATTGAGAACTTCATTCACAATAATGAAGCAAATCAAGAAAGAAttaataaaacaactaaaatacaactcatttcaTTTCAACTATAAAACCTCACTTTCTTCACTTTCTAATATTAGTattagaaataaaaatgaaaaagctTTTTGTGACTTATCCTCCCTCTCACAAGCAtatgtattttacaaattatcACAAACCCAAGTTATTAGTTTTTATAAATTCAAACCTATCCTTCAATATCATGGAACATCTCTTttcttaaaatgaaataaaagattATTTTGAAGAACGGGAGTATCTCATTCCAGATTAAGACATCATTATGGGTTAAGACAGAAAATTGTTTGGCATTCGGAATGAATGAATGGAAAAAGCTGGTTAAGGAGTCGTTATCAATACGATTTAGT contains:
- the LOC108466511 gene encoding LOW QUALITY PROTEIN: 30S ribosomal protein S7, chloroplastic (The sequence of the model RefSeq protein was modified relative to this genomic sequence to represent the inferred CDS: substituted 1 base at 1 genomic stop codon), which codes for MSRXGTANEKTVKLDPIYRNRLVNMLVNRILKHGKKSLAYQIIYRALKKIQQKTETNLLSVLHQAVRGVTPDIAVKARRVGGSTHQVPIEIGSTQGKALAIRWLLGHPKMSGRNMAFKLSSKLVDLAKGSGDAIRKKEEIHRMAEANRAFAHFR
- the LOC108467040 gene encoding LOW QUALITY PROTEIN: protein TIC 214 (The sequence of the model RefSeq protein was modified relative to this genomic sequence to represent the inferred CDS: inserted 46 bases in 39 codons; deleted 5 bases in 4 codons; substituted 12 bases at 12 genomic stop codons); protein product: MMILKSFIPRNLISLYMTIINSIVMVGLYYGFXTTLSIGPSYIFLLRARFMEEGEEGTEKRVSATTGFIASRLMMFISIYYVPXHLALGKPHTITVLALSYLLFHFFXNNHKDFFXHRRPTVNSMRNLSIQCVFXNNLIIQLFNHFILPSSMLARLVNIYMFQCNNNMLFVTSSFFRWLIGHILLMKWVGLVLVWIQQNNLIRSNVLIRSNKYLVSKFRNSMARIFSIHYLLPCXYYLGRIPSPILTKKPKGISNRKKXGESEEERNIEIETISTGGLTKWGTEENTSSSFXEQEVDPSKIDEIEKLRVAGKXKKIKGELHFRFKETYYKNRPVYEASYLDGNQESLKFEIXKKKEDKYLLWIEKPLVTLLFDSKXWNRPLRYIKNDRVENAIKNEMSQYFFYTCQSDGKEKISFTYPPSLATFGEMIQKKXYFFTPEKWFSDELYTDWSFINELKRRNLSEEFIKRVESLDKGSFDLDILEKRTRFSNNETKREYLPKLYDPFLHRPYRGRIKKWGSPLSINQTYKKKNTDPFWINKIHALLLTTDYHDLEQTLDTLNIKSLAIEKELSLLTLTEDEHGNIDFEDRVKIFKFLFNIVITNPNNQTIRKKSIGIKEISKKVPRWSYKLIDDLEQXEGENEENVTAEHEIHSRKSKRIVIFTNNRANADTYTNTKDANDPDQXDEVALIRYSXQSDFQHDIIKGSMLAQRRKTITWELFQENVHSPFLDRVDKPLFFLLMFRTAETNISNWICKTKNQNFDYTKKRSRKRRGQKRKYKREEKMRIEIXEAWDSLLLAQVIXGSVLITQSILRKYIILPSLIIVKNITRMLLFQFXEWCEDLTDWNREMHVKCTYNGVQLSKXNFQKAVNDDIQIKILFPXCTKPWHXFKLQPSHKDPMXKKKGQKNDFCFLTVXGMETELPFAFLESAFIFEPILKNXKKIKKWKATCFIALTILKEKTKLFXKASKETKKWITQSILFLKGIIKELSKINPIPXFGLREPYKLGETKRFDNRNKMIHKSSLQIQSMAWTNYSLTEKNKRSTKRTNTIKNQIQKXLIIKDKKNEFLTQEINSSSNKISYRDKILESXKKFWQIVKRRNIRLIRKFYFLXKFFIEKIYMDILLYIINIPRTNTQLFLESTKKMIENFIHNNEANQERINKTTXNTTHFISTXKTSLSSLSNISIRNKNEKAFCDLSSLSQAYVFYKLSQTQVISFYKFKPILQYHGTSLFLKXNKRLFXRTGVSHSRLRHHYGLRQKIVWHSEXMNGKSWLRSRYQYDLVXNRWLKLVPGQWQNRVNQHYLAQNKDLTKWDSDEKERLIHYXKKNDFQANSLLTQEHKLNQEQKYKKSNFKKHYGYDFLLYKSINYQDKRDPYTYGSPFQVNKREESSYHYNMDKQIFFDTLRDIPIHNYLGEGDILDAMGNFSHRKFFNWRILDFCFRNKVDIESWVDTSTNSKKNIKTVVKNYQIIDKMDLFYFTIYQDQESNPSNKKGSHFDWMGLNEEILSHPIPNLELWFFLNLSLLYNAYKVKPWIIPIKLLLFNFNGNRNINKNIIENKKGTLXHPDITDSLIAPNEKXIIGLENRNQEEKEPIGEGGLVSDAQKQGNFKSVLSNQEKYVEEDYDKSDKKKCRKXKQYKSNTEAELDFFLKRYLHFQLRWDDSLNQRIINNIKVYCLLLXVINPNEIVISSIQRGEMNXDILMIXKDLTLRELMXKGILIIDPVKCIGKNDGQFILYQTISILLVHXNKHQINQRYQEKTILIKXSFYEFIARHQKMIENKDKNHYDLFVPENILSPNHRRELRIQISFNSXDKNGMHRNAIFXIMXKLWSSFDXNKHLDSDXKKLIKLKFFLWPNYRLEDLACMNRYWFNTNNGNXFDMIRIRMYPRLKIR